The Algoriphagus sp. TR-M9 genome has a window encoding:
- the ribD gene encoding bifunctional diaminohydroxyphosphoribosylaminopyrimidine deaminase/5-amino-6-(5-phosphoribosylamino)uracil reductase RibD produces MESGTLYMQRALELAELGRGKVSPNPMVGCVIVHRDQIIGEGYHQEYGKAHAEVNAIHSVKNQSLLAGATVYVTLEPCAHFGKTPPCANLLVEKQVKKVVIAAFDTNPLVGGKGIQILRDAGIEVITGVLEQEARWQNKRFFTQIEKKRPYVILKWAQTQDGFVAREDFSSKWITNASSRQLVHKWRAEEDAIMVGKNTAKYDDPALNVRDWVGKNPLRIVIDSNLELQNSLKLFDEAVPTICYNVKKQEVRGTLEFVKLPAGFTIADILSDLHARKVQSVLIEGGSYLLKRILESELWDEARVFTSRNKFGSGIPAPLPPSPVSESIEILEDTLRIYHHV; encoded by the coding sequence ATGGAATCAGGTACTTTGTACATGCAAAGAGCACTTGAGCTGGCAGAACTGGGCCGTGGCAAGGTAAGTCCAAACCCCATGGTAGGTTGCGTGATCGTTCACCGCGACCAGATTATCGGAGAGGGCTACCATCAAGAATACGGCAAGGCCCACGCAGAAGTCAACGCAATCCATTCAGTTAAGAATCAAAGCTTACTGGCTGGAGCTACGGTATATGTGACATTGGAGCCTTGCGCTCATTTTGGAAAAACCCCTCCCTGTGCCAATCTACTGGTAGAAAAACAGGTGAAAAAAGTGGTCATTGCAGCATTTGATACCAACCCTCTGGTAGGCGGTAAAGGCATACAAATCCTCAGAGATGCCGGAATAGAAGTAATTACCGGTGTGCTGGAACAAGAAGCTAGGTGGCAGAATAAACGGTTTTTCACCCAGATAGAGAAAAAACGGCCTTATGTGATTTTGAAATGGGCACAGACTCAGGATGGATTTGTGGCTAGGGAAGATTTCTCTTCTAAATGGATCACCAATGCCTCCAGCCGACAGCTGGTTCACAAATGGCGGGCTGAAGAGGATGCTATAATGGTGGGTAAAAATACAGCAAAATATGACGACCCGGCTTTGAATGTCAGAGATTGGGTAGGAAAGAACCCGCTACGAATTGTAATAGACAGTAATCTGGAGCTTCAGAACTCTTTGAAGCTTTTTGATGAGGCAGTCCCTACGATTTGCTACAACGTCAAAAAGCAAGAAGTCCGGGGCACATTGGAGTTTGTGAAATTACCTGCAGGGTTTACAATAGCTGATATTCTGAGTGATCTACACGCTAGAAAGGTCCAAAGTGTGCTGATCGAAGGAGGTAGCTATTTATTGAAAAGGATTCTGGAATCCGAACTTTGGGATGAAGCTCGCGTGTTCACCAGTAGAAATAAATTTGGAAGTGGTATCCCTGCTCCACTTCCTCCATCACCAGTTTCTGAGAGCATTGAAATCTTGGAAGATACCTTAAGAATTTACCATCATGTCTGA
- the dgt gene encoding dGTP triphosphohydrolase — MKWERLLSRGRFGDKPGFIPTQVVRSEFEVDYDRIIFSAPFRNLQDKTQVFPLPEQAFVHTRLTHSLEVSSVGRSLGKAAGEFLLGKYPQLSTNGITAFEIGAIVAAAALTHDIGNPPFGHAGEEAISDFFKFHPAGKCWEPHVRTEQLADLHNFEGNAQGFRMLVSKQFGLKLTYATLAAFTKYPRPSMIAQRDIARRSQKKFGFFINQLADFEQMGAVLGMEKSSPECWYRHPLAFLVEAADDICYSIIDLEDGCTMGLVSFEDTVKLLAPILKDKFDPKKLKEPRTVAQNLGALRALAIGELIKECVDVFAQYEESMCKGNFDKALTDIIPSAKALKAITDLSVQKIYRSQVVLEKEAAGFQVIEGLLEVFSKALYHQFYDPAQFSGQDKSILRLLPEDFPLKGWGAEVNPYPLLRALVDFISGMTDKYALNLYRRVKGISFPGS, encoded by the coding sequence ATGAAATGGGAGCGCCTTTTATCCCGGGGCAGATTTGGAGACAAACCGGGATTTATACCTACTCAGGTGGTTAGAAGTGAATTTGAAGTCGATTACGATCGGATTATTTTTTCGGCACCTTTTCGGAATCTCCAGGACAAAACCCAGGTTTTTCCACTGCCGGAACAAGCATTTGTGCATACTCGGCTTACCCATAGTCTGGAAGTATCCAGTGTAGGACGCTCTCTGGGCAAAGCCGCTGGTGAATTTCTCCTTGGAAAATATCCACAACTTTCCACAAATGGAATTACAGCATTTGAAATAGGGGCTATAGTGGCTGCAGCTGCTTTGACCCATGATATAGGAAACCCACCTTTTGGGCACGCAGGAGAAGAAGCAATTTCAGATTTTTTCAAGTTTCATCCCGCAGGCAAATGCTGGGAACCCCATGTACGGACCGAACAACTGGCCGATTTGCATAATTTCGAAGGAAATGCTCAAGGGTTTCGCATGCTGGTTTCAAAGCAATTTGGGCTGAAGCTTACCTACGCCACTTTGGCGGCTTTTACCAAGTATCCTAGGCCTAGTATGATTGCGCAGCGGGATATAGCGCGTAGAAGCCAAAAGAAATTTGGTTTTTTCATCAATCAACTGGCGGATTTTGAGCAAATGGGAGCCGTCCTGGGAATGGAAAAGTCCAGCCCTGAATGCTGGTATAGGCACCCACTCGCATTTTTGGTAGAAGCAGCAGATGATATTTGCTATAGCATTATTGATCTGGAGGATGGCTGTACCATGGGACTGGTGAGTTTTGAAGATACGGTGAAGCTTCTGGCGCCTATTCTGAAGGACAAGTTTGATCCCAAAAAACTCAAGGAGCCTCGCACTGTTGCTCAAAACCTGGGTGCTCTTCGGGCATTGGCTATAGGTGAGCTGATCAAGGAATGTGTTGATGTCTTTGCCCAATATGAGGAAAGCATGTGTAAGGGGAATTTTGATAAAGCTCTCACCGATATCATTCCATCTGCCAAAGCATTAAAAGCGATCACGGATCTTTCTGTCCAGAAAATCTACCGTTCGCAGGTAGTCTTGGAAAAAGAAGCCGCAGGATTCCAGGTTATAGAGGGACTTTTGGAAGTCTTTTCTAAAGCCCTTTATCATCAATTTTATGACCCTGCCCAATTCTCCGGACAGGATAAAAGCATCTTAAGGCTACTTCCGGAAGATTTTCCGCTCAAAGGCTGGGGTGCAGAGGTCAATCCCTATCCCCTGCTGCGTGCACTCGTGGATTTTATTTCTGGAATGACAGACAAATATGCGCTCAACCTGTACAGGAGGGTCAAAGGAATCTCTTTTCCGGGAAGCTGA
- a CDS encoding DUF4382 domain-containing protein: protein MKKLTFYLLPFLIVLGLSACRDSDSSPRALVNMILVDSPAQWDSVFVEINGVDVEMIVEGRESDFETFFLEYKSGNKRIKISELVGGNALLLGRDELPIGRITKTTVLLGENHTMFIGSKKYVLDLAPDAENEVELETSIDIESGVAYDLLLDMDLEKSIIQNAETSYSLMPTFSLVPGIGSIELSGSLKPTTLYPAIFLRTENDTFSTHINTTGRYTFRVPMDQYEVYMDPKNEAYQDTTFTLDLSADMDSVLNEITFKPKP from the coding sequence GTGAAAAAACTAACATTTTACTTACTCCCATTCCTAATAGTACTGGGCCTCAGTGCTTGCAGAGACTCCGATTCCAGTCCAAGAGCTTTGGTCAATATGATTTTGGTGGATAGTCCTGCTCAGTGGGATTCTGTTTTTGTAGAAATCAACGGAGTAGATGTGGAAATGATAGTGGAAGGCCGTGAAAGTGATTTTGAGACTTTCTTTCTAGAATATAAATCTGGTAACAAGCGAATCAAAATCAGTGAATTAGTGGGGGGAAATGCCCTGCTGCTAGGAAGGGACGAACTGCCCATAGGAAGGATCACCAAAACTACTGTGCTACTTGGAGAGAATCATACCATGTTTATTGGCTCTAAAAAGTACGTGCTGGATCTAGCTCCTGACGCCGAAAATGAGGTAGAACTCGAAACTTCCATAGACATAGAGTCAGGAGTTGCTTACGATTTATTGCTAGATATGGACTTAGAAAAATCCATAATCCAAAACGCTGAAACCAGTTATTCTCTTATGCCCACTTTCAGCTTGGTTCCTGGCATTGGTAGTATTGAGTTAAGCGGAAGCTTAAAGCCTACTACGCTTTATCCGGCGATTTTCTTACGCACCGAAAACGATACCTTCTCCACCCATATCAATACTACCGGCAGATATACCTTCCGCGTCCCTATGGATCAATATGAGGTATATATGGATCCTAAGAACGAGGCTTATCAGGACACCACTTTTACCCTGGATCTCAGTGCCGATATGGATTCGGTCTTGAATGAAATCACCTTTAAACCAAAGCCCTAA
- a CDS encoding DUF1304 domain-containing protein: MEIFAKILIGAIAALHLYFLYFEMFAWETIGRKTFKSLPPELFPKTKGLAANQGLYNGFLVAGLVWSLLIDDPKWAFYVAVFFLSCVLVAGVFGALTASKKIFWVQGLPALIALILLHLI, translated from the coding sequence ATGGAAATCTTTGCTAAAATTCTTATCGGAGCTATAGCCGCTCTGCACCTCTATTTTCTTTACTTCGAAATGTTCGCCTGGGAGACTATAGGGCGAAAAACATTCAAATCATTACCTCCTGAATTATTTCCAAAAACCAAGGGATTAGCTGCCAATCAGGGGCTTTACAATGGTTTTTTGGTAGCGGGTTTAGTTTGGTCTTTACTGATTGATGATCCGAAATGGGCCTTTTATGTGGCTGTATTTTTCCTGAGTTGTGTATTGGTCGCAGGAGTTTTCGGAGCTCTCACGGCCAGTAAAAAAATCTTCTGGGTTCAGGGGTTACCAGCTTTAATTGCACTCATTTTACTTCATTTGATATAA
- a CDS encoding AsmA family protein, with product MKKTLLIILGVFIFLIAVAGSIPLLFKDKIAARIDNEIAQSINAKVIYDVDKVSLSIFRRFPNISATIQDFDIVGNAPFENDTLVSLQELGIDFDLRSVLFDEYPTLTGVKLRGGDLYIKVLEDGTANYDITFPSEDAGQDTTASNFQIGVDRIEIAEVNVVYDDRQLDYFMALGGINVTGAGEFTAEVYDLPIQLEALIADITYEDVSYISNKTFRGETLLNIDLENMKFTLGDGGFQLNDFLFGLDGYLAMPGDDMEVDVEMEGKDNDFKSILSLVPGIYTESFSSLNTSGTMDFHGRIKGIYNEEKIPSFDISLKIVDGMLQYPDLPQPVKNVNLDLQVKNETDNLVYTAVAIPSFNLDFGSNPISGKLFLSDLLSYDIDAALKGKLNLEELTSIFPIEGMDLKGNLDLDATAKGRYDSVAGVIPAINAKLHLANGYVKSSDYPAPIEQLNVRASIQNASGDLKDFLVDLSQFGFELEGEAINGNMKIRDFDKLIWDGQVRGGVDLKKVLAIFPVEDMVMEGKIQADLSTKGSYAAVQAERYNQLETRGSMDIRDFMYSSIDLPQVVQIASAKAVFTPDRINLTEFDSKVGESPVLATGYLSNYMNYFLGEEGTLSGQLAINSTRFNVNEWMSDKVSADTTDTALTVIELPKNIDFTMKVVANEVIYDNMNLKQVKGNMYLKEGILSFSDASMNTLGGTIALEGNYDPRDLTSPLFDFKLNIADLSIGEAFRSFNAVKAFAPIAQNLTGTFNSDLNFSGKLGQDMMPILASLDGEGLLKVAETALKDSKILEGITSLTRLKDVNTLQLKNITIPISIDNGVMDVQPFDVKLWDYQAKVQGTAGFDGSINYLVNMQIPAGKFGAQANSLLATLSGATVDENTAIPLALNLSGTYNSPKVSLAGGNSIESLVADALKSRVTGEAQGLQNQANEQFNAAQDSMKQVLKVRSEAAQDSAKMELEKQVDVAKEKAVEEAKKLLKGFFPKTDAKTKPDSTTVRN from the coding sequence ATGAAAAAGACACTTCTTATTATCCTTGGTGTATTTATATTTCTAATTGCAGTGGCTGGTTCAATTCCATTGTTGTTTAAAGACAAAATCGCCGCGAGGATAGACAATGAGATCGCACAATCCATCAATGCCAAAGTGATCTACGATGTGGATAAGGTGAGCTTGAGCATTTTTAGGAGGTTTCCCAATATCTCCGCAACCATTCAGGATTTTGACATAGTAGGAAATGCGCCTTTCGAAAATGACACCTTAGTTTCGCTTCAAGAGTTAGGGATTGATTTCGATCTTAGGTCAGTGCTTTTTGACGAATATCCTACACTTACCGGCGTAAAACTCAGGGGCGGAGATCTATACATCAAGGTCCTGGAGGATGGTACCGCTAACTATGACATTACTTTTCCTTCAGAGGATGCGGGTCAAGATACCACAGCAAGCAATTTTCAAATCGGTGTGGACCGGATCGAAATAGCCGAGGTAAATGTGGTATATGACGATAGGCAACTGGATTATTTCATGGCACTGGGAGGAATCAATGTTACTGGAGCTGGGGAGTTTACGGCTGAAGTGTATGACCTGCCTATACAGCTGGAAGCCCTGATAGCAGACATTACTTACGAAGATGTAAGCTACATCAGCAACAAGACCTTCAGGGGAGAAACGCTACTGAACATAGATTTGGAAAACATGAAGTTTACCCTGGGAGATGGGGGTTTTCAGCTGAATGATTTTCTATTTGGACTGGATGGATATCTGGCGATGCCCGGAGATGACATGGAAGTGGATGTTGAAATGGAAGGGAAGGATAATGATTTCAAAAGCATACTCTCCCTGGTTCCGGGGATTTATACAGAAAGTTTCTCCAGTTTAAATACCTCCGGTACGATGGACTTTCATGGCAGGATCAAGGGAATTTACAATGAGGAGAAAATCCCTTCCTTCGATATTTCTCTTAAAATAGTCGATGGAATGTTACAGTACCCGGACCTTCCACAGCCAGTAAAAAATGTGAACCTGGACCTTCAGGTCAAAAATGAAACAGATAACCTGGTTTATACTGCTGTGGCTATCCCGTCTTTCAATTTGGATTTTGGAAGCAATCCGATTTCAGGGAAACTTTTCCTTTCCGATTTGCTGAGCTATGACATAGACGCCGCATTGAAAGGTAAGCTAAACCTGGAAGAATTAACTTCAATATTCCCAATCGAAGGAATGGATTTGAAAGGAAATTTGGATCTGGATGCTACCGCAAAAGGCCGTTATGATTCTGTGGCTGGTGTGATTCCGGCGATTAATGCCAAGCTTCATTTGGCAAATGGGTATGTAAAGAGCTCGGATTACCCTGCTCCTATAGAACAACTGAATGTCAGAGCCTCTATCCAAAACGCTAGTGGTGATTTGAAGGACTTCCTGGTGGACCTAAGCCAATTTGGTTTCGAACTCGAAGGTGAGGCCATCAACGGAAACATGAAAATCCGTGATTTTGACAAGTTAATCTGGGATGGTCAGGTCAGAGGTGGAGTGGACCTGAAGAAAGTTCTGGCTATTTTTCCGGTGGAAGACATGGTAATGGAAGGTAAAATCCAAGCTGACCTCAGCACCAAAGGCTCTTACGCAGCGGTGCAAGCTGAGCGCTATAATCAGCTGGAAACCCGTGGTAGCATGGACATCAGGGATTTTATGTATTCCTCCATTGATTTGCCACAAGTGGTTCAAATCGCTAGTGCAAAAGCTGTATTCACTCCCGATCGTATTAATTTGACAGAGTTTGATTCTAAAGTGGGAGAAAGTCCAGTTTTGGCTACGGGCTACCTATCGAATTATATGAATTACTTTTTGGGAGAAGAGGGTACGCTAAGTGGACAATTAGCCATTAACAGCACAAGATTCAATGTCAATGAGTGGATGAGCGATAAAGTAAGCGCTGACACGACGGATACAGCGCTTACAGTTATAGAATTGCCCAAAAACATAGATTTCACCATGAAGGTGGTCGCCAATGAGGTGATTTATGATAACATGAACCTCAAGCAGGTAAAGGGCAATATGTATTTAAAAGAAGGAATCTTGAGCTTTTCTGATGCTTCCATGAATACATTGGGAGGTACTATTGCGCTGGAGGGTAACTATGATCCGAGAGACCTTACCTCCCCTCTTTTTGATTTCAAACTGAACATAGCTGATCTCAGCATAGGCGAAGCTTTTAGATCTTTTAATGCTGTAAAAGCCTTTGCGCCGATTGCTCAAAACCTGACCGGAACATTCAATTCCGACCTCAATTTCTCCGGAAAACTAGGTCAGGATATGATGCCAATCCTAGCTAGCCTAGATGGAGAGGGATTACTAAAAGTGGCCGAAACAGCCTTGAAAGACAGCAAAATACTGGAAGGAATCACCAGTCTCACCCGATTGAAAGACGTGAATACCCTGCAGTTGAAAAATATCACGATCCCTATTTCTATAGATAACGGGGTCATGGATGTGCAGCCTTTTGATGTGAAACTTTGGGACTATCAAGCTAAAGTGCAGGGTACAGCTGGCTTTGATGGATCGATTAATTATTTGGTCAATATGCAGATCCCTGCTGGAAAATTTGGCGCTCAGGCCAACTCCTTGTTGGCAACCCTTTCTGGCGCCACTGTGGATGAAAACACCGCGATTCCGCTGGCGCTGAATCTCTCCGGAACTTACAATTCCCCCAAAGTGAGTTTGGCAGGAGGAAATAGCATAGAATCTTTGGTGGCAGATGCGCTTAAATCCAGGGTGACAGGAGAGGCCCAGGGGCTTCAAAACCAAGCCAATGAGCAGTTTAACGCAGCACAGGATAGCATGAAGCAAGTGCTAAAAGTCAGGTCCGAAGCGGCTCAAGATAGCGCAAAAATGGAATTAGAAAAGCAGGTGGATGTGGCCAAAGAAAAAGCGGTGGAGGAAGCCAAAAAGTTACTAAAGGGTTTTTTCCCAAAAACTGATGCTAAAACAAAGCCGGACAGTACCACCGTAAGGAACTGA
- a CDS encoding vWA domain-containing protein, producing the protein MKGFRFTQFVPTQDPEKNSFENLLNIFLQLVTMTGGDVAEALSWLTNLDNRYGMTDPNYGIGDFIEDLKSKGYLTEENQKGEFKITGKAEQTIRKSALEEIFGKLKRGKSGQHKTTHSGQGEERGTDRRAYEFGDNLDQIALTDSLRNAQANHGFGGDYLLTEDDLEVVENEFRSQTSTVLMIDISHSMILYGEDRITPAKKVAMALAELIKTRYPKDTLDIIVFGNDAWQIEIKDLPYLQVGPYHTNTVAGLELAMDLLRRRKNPNKQIFMITDGKPTCLKVGIKYYKNAFGIDSKILSETLKLAAQCRKLKIPVTTFMIASDPYLKEFVKEFTKVNNGNAYYSSLKGLGDLIFEDYRRNRTKRF; encoded by the coding sequence ATGAAAGGATTTCGATTTACTCAGTTCGTACCCACTCAGGATCCTGAGAAGAATTCGTTCGAGAATCTGCTGAATATATTTTTGCAACTCGTCACCATGACCGGCGGTGATGTAGCTGAAGCATTGAGTTGGCTGACCAATCTGGACAATCGCTATGGAATGACCGATCCCAACTATGGCATCGGGGACTTTATCGAGGATTTGAAATCAAAAGGATATCTGACCGAGGAAAACCAAAAAGGAGAATTTAAAATCACCGGTAAAGCGGAACAGACTATCAGAAAATCAGCTTTAGAAGAGATTTTCGGCAAACTGAAAAGAGGAAAATCGGGCCAGCATAAAACCACTCATTCCGGACAGGGAGAAGAGCGGGGAACCGACCGACGGGCTTATGAATTTGGAGATAATCTGGATCAGATTGCTTTGACAGATTCCTTGCGTAATGCCCAGGCAAATCATGGATTTGGAGGAGATTACCTATTGACTGAAGATGATCTGGAAGTGGTGGAAAATGAGTTCAGATCCCAAACTTCCACTGTGCTGATGATTGATATTTCGCATTCCATGATTCTCTATGGAGAAGATAGAATTACACCCGCGAAGAAAGTTGCCATGGCTTTGGCAGAACTCATCAAAACCCGCTACCCTAAGGACACACTCGATATTATAGTATTCGGAAATGATGCCTGGCAGATAGAAATCAAAGATTTGCCTTACCTGCAAGTTGGGCCTTATCATACGAATACAGTTGCTGGGCTTGAACTGGCGATGGATTTACTGCGAAGAAGGAAGAATCCAAACAAACAGATTTTCATGATCACGGATGGGAAACCGACTTGCCTGAAAGTGGGAATCAAGTACTACAAAAATGCTTTTGGGATAGACAGCAAGATCCTCAGCGAAACGCTGAAGCTGGCTGCACAATGCCGAAAATTGAAAATACCGGTGACTACCTTTATGATCGCTTCAGATCCGTATTTGAAGGAATTTGTAAAGGAATTTACCAAAGTAAATAACGGGAATGCCTACTACAGCAGCCTGAAAGGGCTCGGCGACCTGATTTTTGAAGATTATAGACGAAACAGAACGAAACGCTTTTAA
- a CDS encoding P-loop NTPase family protein, with product MDYQKLTPQELTQIKTLGQLKAAGYQSKSIKEELRDNLILKIKRKENVFEGIWGYEDTVIPDIERAILSRHNINLLGLRGQAKTRIARMMTQLLDEYVPVVFGSELNDDPLAPLSTYAKDKIEEKGDDTPIIWWHRNDRYTEKLATPDVSVADLIGDVDPIKAATMKLSYNDERVIHYGLVPRSHRSIFVINELPDLQARIQVALFNILQEGDIQIRGFKLRLPLDIQFVFTANPEDYTNRGSIVTPLKDRIESQIITHYPKSIEIGRRITAQEANLKGKPVDNIYVPELMKDLIEQIAIEARGSEFVDEKSGVSARLTISAYENLISAAERRMYRNGEGNTTIRIADLIGVIPAITGKVELVYEGEQEGAGLVAYNLIGKAIRTQFVNYFPSPEQKKKDKNGNPYVIPLAWFGEGNELDILASQADKEYKTALHSVPGLEEVVTQLVKDLPEKEKEFFMEFALHGLAEFSQLSKKVLDTGLQFKDLFSSMFDMGPGDEDDFEEDDL from the coding sequence ATGGACTACCAAAAACTGACACCACAGGAACTCACACAGATAAAAACCCTCGGCCAACTCAAAGCTGCTGGCTACCAATCCAAATCCATCAAAGAGGAACTTCGCGACAATTTGATCTTGAAGATCAAGCGAAAGGAGAATGTTTTTGAAGGAATTTGGGGTTACGAGGATACCGTAATTCCTGATATTGAACGGGCGATCCTTTCCCGGCACAACATTAACTTACTTGGTCTGAGAGGACAGGCCAAAACGAGGATTGCCAGAATGATGACTCAATTGCTGGATGAATATGTTCCGGTGGTTTTCGGTTCAGAGCTGAATGATGATCCGCTAGCTCCCTTGAGCACTTATGCCAAAGACAAAATCGAGGAAAAAGGGGACGATACCCCAATCATTTGGTGGCATAGAAATGATCGCTACACGGAGAAGTTGGCAACGCCTGATGTATCTGTGGCCGATTTGATTGGTGATGTTGACCCGATCAAGGCAGCCACAATGAAATTGAGTTATAATGATGAGCGAGTAATCCACTACGGATTGGTGCCAAGGTCTCACCGCTCTATTTTCGTGATCAATGAATTACCGGATTTACAAGCCAGAATTCAGGTTGCCTTGTTCAATATCCTGCAGGAAGGCGACATTCAAATTCGTGGTTTCAAATTGAGATTGCCATTGGATATCCAATTTGTTTTTACAGCAAACCCAGAAGATTATACCAATCGTGGTAGCATTGTTACGCCGCTAAAGGATAGGATCGAAAGTCAGATCATCACGCATTATCCTAAGTCAATTGAAATAGGTAGGAGAATTACTGCTCAGGAAGCCAATCTGAAAGGCAAGCCTGTGGATAATATCTATGTGCCGGAACTGATGAAGGACTTGATCGAGCAGATTGCTATCGAGGCCAGAGGTTCAGAGTTTGTAGATGAGAAAAGTGGTGTGTCGGCGAGGTTGACGATTTCGGCTTACGAAAACTTGATTTCCGCAGCTGAGCGTAGAATGTATAGGAATGGAGAAGGCAATACTACTATTCGGATTGCTGATCTGATCGGAGTCATCCCTGCGATAACTGGAAAGGTAGAACTGGTCTATGAAGGCGAGCAGGAAGGTGCAGGATTAGTTGCATATAATTTGATAGGAAAAGCTATTCGTACACAGTTTGTAAATTATTTCCCATCACCGGAGCAGAAGAAAAAAGACAAAAACGGGAATCCATACGTCATCCCTTTGGCATGGTTTGGAGAAGGAAATGAGTTGGATATTCTAGCCTCTCAAGCAGATAAGGAATATAAAACGGCACTTCATTCAGTACCTGGATTAGAGGAAGTGGTTACGCAGTTGGTGAAGGATTTACCGGAAAAAGAGAAGGAATTCTTTATGGAATTTGCACTTCACGGATTGGCAGAATTCTCTCAACTCAGCAAAAAAGTACTGGACACCGGATTGCAATTCAAGGATTTGTTTAGCTCCATGTTTGATATGGGGCCTGGAGATGAGGATGATTTCGAGGAGGATGATTTGTAA
- a CDS encoding DUF6364 family protein: protein MKTKLTLTVEKEIVEKAKLKAASRGISLSKMFE, encoded by the coding sequence ATGAAAACCAAACTCACGCTCACTGTAGAAAAGGAAATTGTAGAGAAAGCCAAGCTTAAAGCTGCCAGTAGGGGTATATCGCTTTCAAAAATGTTTGAGTAG
- a CDS encoding DUF4382 domain-containing protein — translation MKNIISYFLISLLILAGMSCSSDDENPTAGSAKVNFYLVDAPASYDEVWVEVLALRIKIDEEGIDEDEDEEDDESEWIEIAYDESKPINLLDLTGGNSELLGTADFPEGDIDQLRLILGENNYVIKNGERFDLKTPSAQQSGLKIKIDEEIEGGMTYDLVIDFDVAKSIVEAGNSGNIILKPVLRAFLDEISQGIMGQVNPVDAQAIQVTANDGEDQYNTFVNENGNYKITGMDDGIYSITITPNEFYLPIVLEGVVVEDEKITTVEPVTLVLK, via the coding sequence ATGAAAAACATCATTTCTTACTTCTTGATATCTCTTTTAATATTAGCAGGAATGTCATGCTCCTCAGACGATGAGAATCCTACAGCTGGCTCAGCTAAAGTGAATTTCTACCTGGTGGATGCGCCTGCAAGCTATGATGAAGTCTGGGTAGAAGTTTTGGCATTGCGAATAAAAATAGATGAAGAAGGGATAGATGAGGATGAAGATGAGGAGGACGATGAATCAGAATGGATAGAAATCGCCTATGATGAAAGTAAACCTATTAACCTACTTGACCTGACCGGTGGAAATAGTGAATTATTGGGAACAGCCGATTTTCCCGAGGGAGATATAGATCAATTGAGATTGATTCTCGGAGAAAACAATTATGTCATCAAAAATGGAGAGCGATTTGATCTGAAAACTCCTAGTGCCCAGCAAAGTGGATTGAAAATCAAAATTGACGAAGAAATCGAAGGGGGAATGACCTATGATTTAGTCATTGATTTTGATGTGGCAAAATCAATAGTGGAAGCCGGGAATTCAGGTAATATCATCCTAAAACCTGTGCTCCGTGCTTTTTTGGATGAGATCTCCCAAGGCATAATGGGTCAGGTAAACCCAGTGGATGCGCAAGCTATACAAGTCACTGCCAATGATGGAGAAGATCAGTATAACACCTTCGTAAATGAAAATGGTAACTATAAAATCACAGGAATGGACGACGGAATCTACTCCATCACCATCACCCCAAATGAATTTTATCTGCCCATTGTCTTAGAAGGAGTAGTAGTGGAAGATGAAAAAATTACTACTGTAGAACCTGTCACATTAGTTCTAAAATAA
- a CDS encoding type II toxin-antitoxin system VapC family toxin encodes MYRIFLDSNVALDLVANREPFVEDSKPFLSLLAEGEAQLFISEVSLGLLIYMSIDRYKLVDAKEKLLQFMEFCRVISGGKEAFLNAMNSDFKDKEDGLQYFTAVDNKMDFLITRVKKDFNYANGEIPVMTPKEFFKP; translated from the coding sequence ATGTATAGGATATTTTTGGATTCGAATGTTGCACTCGATTTGGTGGCAAACCGGGAGCCATTTGTTGAGGACTCTAAGCCATTTCTTTCTCTGTTAGCTGAAGGAGAAGCCCAACTTTTTATTTCTGAAGTTTCTTTAGGTCTGCTGATTTACATGTCAATTGACCGGTACAAACTAGTTGATGCGAAGGAAAAATTGCTGCAGTTTATGGAGTTTTGTCGAGTGATTTCAGGGGGGAAAGAAGCATTTTTAAATGCTATGAATTCAGATTTTAAAGACAAAGAGGATGGGCTTCAATATTTTACCGCTGTCGACAATAAAATGGATTTTTTAATCACACGGGTTAAAAAAGACTTTAACTATGCAAACGGCGAAATTCCAGTTATGACGCCAAAAGAATTTTTCAAACCCTGA